From the genome of Kluyveromyces lactis strain NRRL Y-1140 chromosome F complete sequence:
ATTACAACGTgaagaataagaaataGTTATCAATTCTTCACAAAAACAagacaaaaagaaacacagaagaacaagaataCGAGAACAACGCTTTTCAATAACAGCTCATTGCAAAATATGTGCTCCTAAATACCCCTGGTTCAAAAACATCATCTTCTACCATTTTGCTAGAAACAAATACGTCTTTCTGTATATACATGTATCTCCCCCATCTCACAATTTAATCAAATTGTAATTTTAAACACTTCGATAGTATATCACTACATACGTTTCAACAtaaatgacattttttgttttctctgAAAGAAGTGTATGTAATAAAAGTTTCTTGTGAGATTATGGCAAGGTACTGAGTGAAAGTGAGCTACAATTCAAGTACTTCATTGTTAACGGACTATAGCAGGATTTACCCCACCAGCGAACTACTTCAAATATGCTATCTTCTATCTTTGGTTCGATGATGAACTTTTCCGCTAGAACTGGACTTCTGGGATCTAAAACTAATGTTTCATCGCTCATCCTCACCAGaaacttgatgaaaacaCACAAAGGTGCCGCAAAAAGATGGAGAAAAACAGCCAATAGCTTCAAGAGGGGCAAGGCTGGAAGAAATCATGGTAATGCTGGATGGAGTAGGAACTCCCTTAAATCATTATCTGGCAGGTCATTAGCAGACTCCACACATATGCATCGTTTAAAGAGATTGCTTCCATACCATTAAGAGATGAAAGGCAATTAAAATAAGATATCGTTTCGATTTCAATCCTGTACATATAACAATGGCATCCCCATAATGAATGACACACCATTTCTTACCATGATTTTCAGTAAAGCATGTCATGAAAAATCAGCGGGTTACTATAATGGATAATTATCATTAATAAATACCTATATACAATTTGCAAACAACGGTAAAAAATGATTAATCATATATATAGTCAAATTAAGTCTCCGAGATATCATTCTCGATCCAACTACCTGTTTTTGGATTCTTTCTTAATTCTACCGTTGGGAAGTAGTGATAGTTTGTCTTTAAGGAAATGGCAAACGGAACATCGTCAAATGTCATTAAGCGTAACTTGCAGTATGTATTATCTGGGATTTCTTTAACAACCTTCAAGAATGTATCCAAATCAGGTGTTGATTGGTCATTGACGTGTGTGATAAAGTTGGTCACTTCTATTCCGTACTGTAACGCCAAAGAAGATGTACCACGAGAAACCGCATA
Proteins encoded in this window:
- the MRP35 gene encoding mitochondrial 54S ribosomal protein bL35m (similar to uniprot|P53921 Saccharomyces cerevisiae YNL122C Hypothetical ORF); protein product: MLSSIFGSMMNFSARTGLLGSKTNVSSLILTRNLMKTHKGAAKRWRKTANSFKRGKAGRNHGNAGWSRNSLKSLSGRSLADSTHMHRLKRLLPYH